A genomic stretch from Silurus meridionalis isolate SWU-2019-XX chromosome 1, ASM1480568v1, whole genome shotgun sequence includes:
- the gca gene encoding grancalcin, with product MAYPYSGYGGQMPGGPMGVPPPGSYQQQYGAYPGTFAPAPAQDPMWGYFTAIAGQDGEVDAEELQRCLTQTGISGTYAPFSLETCRIMIAMLDRDYSGKMGFTEFKELFTVLNGWKQNFMMVDRDNSGSVEPHELSQSITSMGYRVSPQALGCIIKRFSRGGRIYFDDYVACCVKLRALTGNFRMRDVMQQGSVNFQYDDFILCTMSI from the exons ATGGCGTACCCTTACAGCGGA TATGGTGGTCAAATGCCAGGGGGCCCAATGGGTGTCCCTCCCCCAGGATCCTACCAACAACAGTATGGTGCCTATCCTGGCACCTTTGCCCCAGCCCCTGCCCAAGACCCAATGTGGGGTTACTTCACAGCTATAGCTGGCCAG GATGGTGAGGTTGATGCCGAGGAGCTCCAGAGGTGTTTAACGCAGACTGGCATCAGTGGCACTTACGCTC cTTTCAGTTTGGAGACGTGCAGAATTATGATTGCCATGCTGGAT AGAGATTATTCAGGTAAGATGGGCTTCACTGAGTTTAAGGAACTGTTTACAGTGCTGAATGGCTGGAAGCAGAACTTCATGATGGTCGACCGAGACAACAGTGGCAGTGTGGAGCCTCACGAGTTGTCTCAGAGCATTACTAGCATGG GGTACAGAGTGAGCCCTCAAGCTTTGGGATGCATCATCAAGCGCTTTAGTCGGGGAGGCAGGATCTACTTCGATGACTATGTGGCCTGCTGCGTGAAACTCAGGGCTCTAACAG GAAATTTCAGGATGCGAGATGTTATGCAACAAGGATCTGTGAACTTTCAATATGATGAT TTCATCTTGTGCACAATGTCTATCTGA